The proteins below are encoded in one region of Amorphus orientalis:
- a CDS encoding AAA family ATPase, whose protein sequence is MVIKGRSRSGAKELAAHLLRTDTNERMEVLELRGTVATDLLGALREFEAVAVGTRCKRSLYHASINVPVHERLDGDGWDLAIDRLEAELGLTGQARAVVMHEKLGREHVHIVWSRIDLARMTAIADSHTYRKHEIVARELERTLGHARVQGVHVERDGQLRPERTPSHAEMQLKERTGSDPVRVKHDLTRCWRETETGAEFAAALEASGYVLARGNRRSFVAVDAAGVIHSLPRRIEGARARDVAERLGTIGELPNATDVRASRMADLDRSQHAEAARAAVRDPRDVLEGLLVTRPYVHVHELESALGEAGHADPEQALEALCTQKDILQLREPESDSVLGITTQAVRDQERRLLARATRLAASDRHAVDPRFIGTAIRERTLDPEQADALRHALDAGSLKIIEGRAGTGKSHTLNAIRSAAERDGHTVIGLAPTNAVAQDLRDSGFGRATTVHSLLWYREHAPDHDAAHVPRRSLLIVDEAAMLDTERLDRMTALAEEAGAKLLLVGDDRQLASIERGGMFSVIRDAIGSTTLTTVRRQTRDWAREAARDFAEGRFAEALAAYQDHDLIDWSATLETARQHLIDRWAADTAEARGKRFVFAYTNEEVRRLNDALQAIEIERDRVTDLITLETERGTLHVGVGDRIAFRGTDKPRGIHAGALGTVEAIRGDVLTVRSDRGRRIDVDTTAFTNLDLGYAGTIYRGQGKTLDQVYLLHTRHWRDAASYVAMTRSRNETRVFVARDQAKNLTDLAHQMARQNNRGATLALEVTGERGREQLREREIRDRGRER, encoded by the coding sequence ATGGTCATCAAGGGACGCTCCCGCTCCGGTGCCAAGGAACTTGCCGCCCATCTGCTGCGCACCGACACCAACGAGCGGATGGAGGTGCTCGAGCTCCGGGGCACGGTCGCCACCGACCTGTTGGGCGCGCTGCGCGAGTTCGAGGCGGTTGCCGTCGGTACCCGCTGCAAGCGGTCGCTCTATCACGCCTCGATCAATGTGCCGGTCCACGAGCGGCTGGACGGTGACGGCTGGGATCTGGCGATCGACCGGCTTGAGGCCGAGCTGGGCCTGACCGGTCAGGCCAGGGCGGTGGTCATGCACGAGAAGCTGGGACGCGAACACGTCCACATCGTGTGGAGCCGGATCGATCTCGCCCGGATGACGGCGATCGCCGACAGCCACACCTATCGCAAGCACGAGATCGTCGCCCGGGAGCTGGAGCGCACACTCGGTCATGCACGCGTCCAGGGTGTGCATGTCGAGCGGGACGGGCAGCTTCGTCCCGAGCGCACGCCGTCTCACGCGGAGATGCAGCTGAAGGAGCGCACCGGGAGCGATCCCGTCCGGGTGAAGCACGATCTCACCCGGTGTTGGCGGGAGACGGAGACCGGAGCCGAGTTTGCGGCTGCACTTGAGGCTTCTGGATATGTGCTGGCCCGAGGCAACCGCCGGAGCTTCGTCGCGGTGGATGCGGCCGGCGTGATCCACAGCCTGCCCCGGCGGATTGAGGGAGCACGGGCCCGTGACGTCGCTGAGCGGCTGGGAACGATCGGAGAGTTGCCGAACGCCACCGATGTTCGGGCAAGCCGGATGGCCGACCTGGACCGCAGCCAGCACGCCGAGGCGGCGCGGGCGGCTGTCAGAGACCCTCGCGACGTGCTGGAGGGACTGCTGGTCACCCGTCCTTACGTCCATGTCCATGAGCTGGAGAGCGCGCTGGGCGAGGCCGGACACGCCGATCCCGAGCAGGCGCTCGAGGCGCTCTGCACGCAGAAGGACATCCTGCAACTGAGGGAGCCGGAAAGCGACAGCGTCCTCGGGATCACCACACAGGCCGTGCGGGATCAGGAGCGCCGTCTCCTGGCGCGGGCGACGCGGCTTGCCGCAAGCGATCGCCATGCGGTCGATCCACGCTTTATTGGTACCGCTATCCGCGAGCGCACCCTCGATCCGGAGCAGGCTGACGCACTGCGCCATGCCCTCGATGCGGGGTCGCTCAAGATCATTGAAGGTCGGGCCGGGACCGGCAAGAGCCACACCTTGAACGCCATCCGGTCGGCAGCCGAGCGAGACGGACACACCGTGATCGGGCTCGCGCCGACCAATGCCGTTGCTCAGGACCTGCGTGACAGCGGCTTCGGCCGGGCTACCACCGTTCACTCCCTGCTCTGGTACCGGGAGCATGCGCCGGACCACGACGCGGCCCACGTGCCGCGCCGGTCGCTTCTGATCGTGGACGAGGCCGCCATGCTGGATACGGAGCGGCTCGATCGGATGACCGCCCTTGCCGAGGAGGCGGGCGCCAAGCTGCTTCTGGTCGGCGACGATCGCCAGCTCGCCTCGATCGAGCGGGGCGGGATGTTCTCCGTCATCCGGGATGCCATCGGCAGCACCACACTCACCACCGTTCGCCGCCAGACACGCGATTGGGCGCGAGAGGCGGCTCGCGACTTTGCCGAGGGACGGTTCGCGGAAGCGCTCGCCGCCTATCAGGACCATGACCTGATCGATTGGTCCGCGACCCTAGAGACTGCTCGGCAACACCTGATCGATCGGTGGGCGGCCGACACCGCCGAAGCGCGCGGCAAACGCTTCGTGTTCGCCTACACCAACGAGGAGGTGCGGCGTCTCAACGATGCTCTCCAGGCCATCGAGATCGAACGGGACCGGGTGACCGACCTGATCACACTGGAGACCGAGCGCGGAACCCTGCACGTCGGTGTCGGCGATCGCATCGCCTTCCGCGGGACCGACAAACCACGAGGGATCCATGCCGGCGCGCTCGGCACCGTCGAGGCCATCCGCGGCGACGTCCTCACGGTGCGATCCGATCGCGGCCGCCGCATCGATGTCGATACCACCGCCTTCACCAATCTCGACCTGGGCTATGCCGGCACGATCTATCGTGGACAGGGTAAGACCCTCGACCAGGTCTATCTGCTCCACACCCGCCACTGGCGCGACGCCGCCTCCTACGTCGCCATGACCCGCTCGCGCAACGAAACCCGTGTCTTCGTCGCCCGCGACCAGGCTAAGAACCTCACCGACCTCGCGCATCAGATGGCGCGGCAGAATAACCGCGGAGCGACATTAGCGCTCGAGGTAACCGGCGAACGGGGGCGGGAGCAACTGAGAGAGAGGGAGATCAGAGACAGGGGGCGGGAGAGGTAA
- a CDS encoding plasmid mobilization protein, giving the protein MGRGSETRKRGRLLQVRLAAEELAEVRERADRAGLTPASYVRQTVLDGPLPRQVPRPPASRVELAQLLGHVGKLGSNVNQLARAVNRGQVATLDPMRLAEIQDELEEIRTALMVALGRDPG; this is encoded by the coding sequence ATGGGGCGTGGATCCGAGACCCGCAAACGCGGCCGCTTGCTCCAGGTGAGACTGGCGGCTGAGGAACTTGCCGAAGTTCGCGAGCGGGCCGATCGGGCCGGCCTGACGCCGGCCAGCTATGTCCGCCAGACGGTTCTGGACGGACCTTTGCCGCGGCAGGTGCCGCGGCCGCCGGCAAGCCGCGTCGAGTTGGCTCAGCTTCTTGGGCACGTCGGCAAGCTCGGCAGCAACGTCAATCAGCTTGCCCGCGCCGTGAACCGGGGGCAGGTGGCGACGCTGGACCCGATGCGGCTGGCGGAGATTCAAGATGAGCTGGAAGAGATCCGCACGGCTCTCATGGTCGCGCTCGGTCGCGATCCCGGGTGA